The segment GCCCGGGAGCGGGCCGCGAAATCCATGCAACTACATCGTAAAAAAATAATGGAAACTTTGGAGTCGTTAAAAGTTTCCGTTGTACCTTTGTGGCGTGAGTATGGAAATCAAGGACCGGATCTTAGTAGCTGCCATCGAGCTGTTCATGCGTAACGGCATCCGCAGCGTTTCAATGGACGACATTGCCACCCACCTGGCCATGTCTAAAAAGACCCTCTACAAATGGTTTGAGAATAAAGACCAAATCGTGCTGGCCGTGATGCAGGGCCGGCTGAACCGGGAGGAAGTGGATTGTGAGCAGGCTTTTGCCACCGGCTCCAACGCCATTGAGGCCATGTTCAACTTGGTGACCTGGCACAAGGAAATGCTGGCCAGCATTCACCCCAGCATCTTCCACGACCTGCAGAAATACTATCCCCAGGCCTGGCTGCTGTTCGAGCAGCACAAGAACACCTTCATCCTGGAGAAAATCCTGGCCAACCTGCGCCGGGGTATGGAAGAAGGCCTGTACCGCCCCGACCTGGACGTGGAGGTAATGGCCCGCCTGCACTTGGCCGAAATCGAGCTGATGTTCAACAACACCGTGTTTCCGCCCAAGCAGTTTGGCCTGCAGCGCGTCAACGTGGTCATGATTGAGCACTACCTGACGGGCATCTCCACACTTAAAGGCCACCGGCTTATCAATCAATACCGCAACGTGACCGAACCGGCCGAATAGCGCCGCCCGACCCCGAGCTTTCTACTCCTTCCGCTTATCGTTTTTCGCTCCTATGAAAAATACGCTTCGCTTCTTGTTTCTGCTGGCGGCTCTGGCCTTCATCGGTATTCAGCAGCTTCTGGCCCAAACGCCTTCCACGGGCCAGCCCGTGGCCACTTCCACGCCCGTGCAGTATTCGCTGCAGCAGGCCATTGACTACGCCCTAAAGAACAAGTCGACGCTGCAGGCCACGCGCATCAACGAGCAGATTGCCGTGGCCCGGGTGGGCGAGATTCGCTCGGCCGGCCTGCCTCAGGTCAACGTGTCGGCGGCCCTGACCGACAACCTGAAGCTGCAGAAGTCCCTGGTCGATTTCGGCGCCTTTGCCGGCGGCCCCGGTACCCTGAACGGCACCACCCTCACCCAGGAGCAGCTGGCCCGGGTGCAGCGCGGCGAAACCGTAACCCTGACCCCGGCCTACACGCCCGTGCCCGCCACGGGCCCTCAGCCCCTGGCTTTCGGTCTGCAGTACGCCGGCAACGCCGCCGCTTCGGCTTCGCAGATGCTCTTCAACGGTTCCTACCTGCTGGGCCTCAAAGCCGCCAACGTTTATAAGGAGCTGTCGGTAAAGCAAACCCAGCAAAGCGAAATTGACGTGGTGGAGCAGGTGTCGAAAGCTTACTACAGCACGCTGGTAGCCCGCGAGCGGCTGGCCCTGCTCTCGCGCAACGTGCAGCGCCTCGACACGCTGCTCTACCAGACCAAGCAAACTTATAAGGAAGGCTTCGTGGAAAAGCTCGACGTGGACCGCCTGCAGGTGCAGGTCAACAACCTCAAGATCGAGCAGCAGAACGCCCAGCGCCTCATCGACCTGAGCGTGGCCCTGCTCAAATTCCAGATGGGCCTCGACCAGCGCCAGCCCGTGGAGCTCACCGACCGCCTCGACGAGGCCGTCATTGAAGCCGAGCGGGGCAGCCTGATCAACCTCAGCGACGCCTTCAACTACAGCAACCGCATCGAGTACTCGGTGCTCGAAACCCAGCGCGACCTAGCCGTGCTCGACGTGCGCAACCGCCGCTCGGGCTACCTGCCCACGCTCAACCTGGTGGGAGCCTATGGCTTCACCGGCTCGGACAACACCTTCGGGGGCCTGATGGAGTTTCGCGGCCCCAACTCGGTGAGCGAGAAAGGCTTTATCAACCAGAACTGGTTTGGCTTCGGCAACATTGGCCTGCAGCTCAACATTCCGGTGTTCGACGGCTTCCGCAAGAAGTACAGCATCGAGCAGGGCAAGCTGGCCGTGGAGCAGGTCAACAAGGGCTTTACCACCCTGCAACAAAGCATCGACTTGCAGCGGGCCCAAACCACCACGACCCTGCAAAACACGCTGGCCGTGCTCGGCAACCAGAAAGCCAACCTGGAACTGGCTACCAACGTGGCCCGCGTCGCCAAAATCAAGTTCCAGGAGGGCGTCGGCTCCAACCTGGAGGTTATTACGGCCGAAACCGACCTGCGCCAGGCCCAGACCAACTACTACGCGGCCCTCTACGACGCGCTGGTGGCCAAAGTCGACTACGGCAAGGCGGCCGGTACCCTGGGCCGCTAATTGCTCGTGTTTATGTTCTTCTCCCTTCAGAAACTTCCTTCCTTTTCGGCTAGCCTGCCCGGCAGGTTTGCCCATAGCTTCACTACCATGAAATACA is part of the Hymenobacter chitinivorans DSM 11115 genome and harbors:
- a CDS encoding TetR/AcrR family transcriptional regulator, whose amino-acid sequence is MEIKDRILVAAIELFMRNGIRSVSMDDIATHLAMSKKTLYKWFENKDQIVLAVMQGRLNREEVDCEQAFATGSNAIEAMFNLVTWHKEMLASIHPSIFHDLQKYYPQAWLLFEQHKNTFILEKILANLRRGMEEGLYRPDLDVEVMARLHLAEIELMFNNTVFPPKQFGLQRVNVVMIEHYLTGISTLKGHRLINQYRNVTEPAE
- a CDS encoding TolC family protein; amino-acid sequence: MKNTLRFLFLLAALAFIGIQQLLAQTPSTGQPVATSTPVQYSLQQAIDYALKNKSTLQATRINEQIAVARVGEIRSAGLPQVNVSAALTDNLKLQKSLVDFGAFAGGPGTLNGTTLTQEQLARVQRGETVTLTPAYTPVPATGPQPLAFGLQYAGNAAASASQMLFNGSYLLGLKAANVYKELSVKQTQQSEIDVVEQVSKAYYSTLVARERLALLSRNVQRLDTLLYQTKQTYKEGFVEKLDVDRLQVQVNNLKIEQQNAQRLIDLSVALLKFQMGLDQRQPVELTDRLDEAVIEAERGSLINLSDAFNYSNRIEYSVLETQRDLAVLDVRNRRSGYLPTLNLVGAYGFTGSDNTFGGLMEFRGPNSVSEKGFINQNWFGFGNIGLQLNIPVFDGFRKKYSIEQGKLAVEQVNKGFTTLQQSIDLQRAQTTTTLQNTLAVLGNQKANLELATNVARVAKIKFQEGVGSNLEVITAETDLRQAQTNYYAALYDALVAKVDYGKAAGTLGR